A region from the Kineothrix sp. IPX-CK genome encodes:
- a CDS encoding ABC transporter substrate-binding protein yields MKKKLLSLVLCIAMSATMLAGCGSTGSTETATDATETTETAETPAAEETAEAPAEAAALDTSEPVTLKWYLHGSTVNDDKAVMEKVNEYLGEKLNVTLEPIWGTWGDFDEGSTLAINGGDDVDIYFTCSWSANEYNSFAKKGAWVRLDDPETNLLANYGSDIWNALPEVLKTGAEIEGSDGYGVYALPAFKDFGTQNTWDINVTLLEKYGYTLDDIKNTDYYGFGDILKTVKEGEGADFYPLLVEGFVLERMVDNSIIVNGDSGSLNVLSYYIDPTDVSKDIGSKIVNKYATEEYKKFVEQTREYYEAGYIDPGCANKQTANDLRTSKQLSGSYLIGTQSYALGYEVQASQERGIEVAFVPCTPPYVDKTSTQGAMMAISTASKNPERAMAFLNLLNTDPYLMTLLEYGVEGTHYNLNDDGLVVFTAERDNYQPWRNGMGNITLLPPQEGEGKDFFTNTFIPYYEAAKAIPAFGYQFDPTNVETELAALANVGEEYALALSVGAIDPETALPEFLDKLEAAGMSTVVDEANAQLDAYFANAQ; encoded by the coding sequence ATGAAGAAAAAATTATTATCACTCGTGCTTTGTATCGCCATGTCCGCTACGATGTTAGCGGGATGCGGCAGCACCGGCAGTACGGAAACAGCTACTGATGCGACAGAAACAACAGAAACGGCAGAAACGCCGGCTGCGGAAGAAACAGCAGAGGCTCCTGCGGAAGCAGCAGCTCTGGACACTTCCGAGCCTGTTACCTTAAAATGGTATCTCCATGGAAGCACCGTAAACGACGATAAGGCGGTTATGGAGAAAGTAAACGAATACCTCGGCGAGAAGTTGAATGTTACTCTTGAGCCTATCTGGGGAACATGGGGTGACTTCGATGAAGGCTCTACGCTTGCAATCAACGGCGGCGACGACGTAGATATTTACTTTACATGCTCATGGTCCGCAAATGAGTACAACTCCTTTGCGAAAAAAGGCGCTTGGGTACGCCTTGATGATCCGGAAACCAATTTACTGGCAAACTACGGCAGCGACATCTGGAATGCTCTTCCGGAAGTTCTGAAGACCGGTGCTGAAATCGAAGGTTCCGACGGATACGGCGTTTATGCTCTTCCGGCATTCAAGGATTTTGGAACACAGAACACATGGGATATTAACGTTACCTTGTTAGAGAAATACGGCTATACCTTAGACGACATCAAGAATACCGATTACTATGGTTTCGGCGATATTCTTAAGACTGTTAAAGAAGGCGAAGGCGCTGACTTCTATCCGCTGCTCGTTGAAGGTTTCGTTCTGGAAAGAATGGTAGATAATTCTATCATCGTAAACGGCGATTCCGGAAGTCTTAACGTATTATCTTACTACATCGATCCTACGGATGTTTCCAAAGATATCGGAAGCAAGATCGTTAACAAATATGCTACGGAAGAATATAAGAAATTCGTAGAGCAGACTCGTGAATACTATGAAGCAGGCTATATCGATCCCGGATGTGCAAACAAGCAGACGGCAAACGATTTACGTACCTCCAAGCAGCTCAGCGGCTCTTACTTGATCGGTACGCAGTCTTACGCTTTGGGATATGAGGTACAGGCAAGCCAGGAACGCGGTATTGAAGTTGCCTTTGTTCCCTGCACACCTCCTTACGTAGATAAGACATCTACACAGGGCGCTATGATGGCTATTTCTACAGCTTCCAAGAACCCTGAAAGAGCAATGGCATTCCTTAACCTGCTGAACACAGATCCTTATTTAATGACATTGTTAGAGTATGGTGTGGAAGGTACTCACTATAACTTAAATGATGACGGACTCGTAGTATTTACCGCTGAACGCGATAACTACCAGCCTTGGAGAAACGGTATGGGTAATATCACTCTGCTTCCTCCTCAGGAAGGTGAAGGGAAAGACTTCTTTACGAACACATTCATCCCTTACTATGAAGCTGCAAAGGCTATCCCTGCCTTCGGATATCAGTTCGACCCTACTAATGTTGAAACAGAACTGGCTGCTTTGGCAAACGTAGGTGAAGAGTATGCGTTGGCACTTAGCGTTGGTGCAATCGATCCTGAGACCGCATTGCCTGAATTCCTCGATAAGCTGGAAGCTGCCGGAATGAGCACGGTAGTGGATGAAGCAAATGCACAGTTGGATGCTTATTTTGCAAATGCTCAGTAG
- a CDS encoding DUF5685 family protein: MFGYIIINKGDMKFKEFDIYQAYYCGLCKVLKEKYGLTGQMTLSYDMTFIIMLLSGLYESETETDYCKCVAHPFERHMTKINEYTEYAADMNILLSYYKCKDDWMDNKKYGRLLYAQLLKKGYHHLEQKYGCKIRRIEALMEQLTKKEIDGCTDVDEMSRLFGEVMAQITVYKDDEWKENLYKMGLYLGKFIYLCDAYEDIEKDLKEGNYNPFYELYKYPDFEEQCRSILVMMMSECSREFEKLPILDHIEILRNIIYSGVWYRYEKIHSEREAKEKGQAQEQ, translated from the coding sequence ATGTTTGGATATATAATTATCAACAAAGGTGATATGAAATTCAAGGAATTTGATATCTATCAAGCCTATTACTGCGGTTTATGCAAAGTATTAAAAGAAAAATACGGTTTGACGGGACAGATGACGCTGTCCTATGATATGACCTTCATCATCATGCTGCTTTCCGGCTTGTACGAATCGGAGACAGAGACGGATTATTGCAAATGTGTCGCACATCCCTTTGAAAGGCATATGACGAAGATAAATGAATACACAGAATACGCGGCGGATATGAACATTTTGCTGTCCTATTACAAATGCAAGGATGACTGGATGGATAATAAAAAATACGGCAGGCTGTTATATGCACAGTTGCTTAAGAAGGGATATCATCACTTGGAGCAGAAGTATGGATGTAAGATCCGCCGTATTGAAGCATTGATGGAGCAGCTCACTAAGAAGGAAATAGATGGTTGTACAGACGTTGATGAAATGTCCCGCTTGTTTGGAGAGGTCATGGCGCAAATCACGGTATATAAGGATGATGAATGGAAAGAGAACCTCTACAAAATGGGTTTATACCTGGGGAAATTCATCTATTTGTGCGATGCTTATGAGGACATAGAAAAAGACTTGAAGGAAGGAAATTATAATCCCTTTTACGAGTTATATAAATATCCCGATTTCGAGGAGCAGTGCAGAAGCATTCTGGTCATGATGATGTCTGAATGCTCCAGGGAATTCGAAAAGCTGCCGATCCTAGACCATATCGAGATCCTTAGAAATATCATCTATTCGGGAGTATGGTACCGTTACGAAAAAATACACTCGGAAAGAGAAGCAAAAGAAAAGGGGCAGGCGCAGGAACAATGA
- a CDS encoding MATE family efflux transporter, translating into MLNKILNMKHINKQFSRYVIPSVIGMLVQALYVILDGVIVGQGIGEVALGAINIVFPFSMLVIALAMLIAVGGANVYSFHKGQGEAEKANNIFCQCLALAVMIGIVLALTGFFFRERISIFLGANEELLVPAVAYLKWSAPFSLIQMVTFGLSVFVRNDNNPKIAMLGSVFGAVINAALDIIFILVLHYGIEVAAITNGIGMGIEFLFYISHFIFKKGALRIRRPVFHFGEIKRVLSNGMASSLMEFSVPAFTFSYNLAVVQIAGTLGVSAYSIVGYVCSIINMVVMGVAQGVQPLMSLYHGQDEKKGFSYVYHLGVITNIAASVVLVAICVIFGENIAPLFHTGNTALTSLTAYMLSQYPFAYIFIGITLMNILYFQTMERNIYATLISFLRCLGFVQIFLLLSVFVFDAKGIYLTFLAGELCHFIISQVLVRRTMKRYAV; encoded by the coding sequence ATGCTAAACAAAATTTTAAACATGAAACACATTAATAAGCAATTTTCCCGATATGTGATCCCATCCGTAATCGGAATGCTCGTTCAGGCACTATATGTTATCCTGGACGGCGTTATCGTCGGACAGGGTATCGGCGAGGTCGCCCTCGGCGCCATCAATATCGTTTTCCCGTTCAGCATGCTGGTCATCGCTCTGGCTATGCTTATAGCCGTAGGCGGCGCAAATGTATACTCTTTTCATAAAGGGCAGGGGGAAGCAGAAAAGGCGAATAATATATTCTGCCAATGTCTGGCATTGGCAGTCATGATAGGTATCGTGCTGGCATTAACGGGCTTCTTCTTTCGGGAAAGGATTTCTATCTTCCTGGGTGCAAACGAAGAATTGTTGGTCCCTGCAGTTGCCTACCTCAAATGGTCGGCTCCCTTTTCTCTTATACAAATGGTCACATTCGGTCTTTCTGTTTTCGTGCGCAATGATAATAACCCTAAGATCGCCATGCTCGGTTCTGTCTTTGGTGCTGTCATCAACGCAGCTCTGGACATTATTTTTATTCTCGTTCTTCATTATGGAATAGAGGTAGCAGCGATTACAAACGGCATTGGTATGGGTATTGAATTTCTTTTTTATATCAGCCATTTTATTTTTAAAAAGGGTGCTCTGCGCATTCGCAGGCCTGTCTTCCATTTTGGGGAAATAAAAAGAGTATTGAGCAACGGTATGGCTTCCTCGCTGATGGAATTCAGCGTGCCGGCCTTTACCTTCTCCTATAATCTTGCCGTGGTGCAGATCGCAGGAACTCTTGGTGTATCCGCATATTCCATCGTTGGTTATGTATGTTCGATTATCAATATGGTAGTAATGGGCGTAGCGCAGGGAGTGCAGCCCCTCATGAGCCTCTATCACGGTCAAGATGAGAAGAAGGGATTTTCCTATGTGTACCATCTCGGAGTCATTACCAATATTGCCGCCTCCGTCGTATTGGTTGCTATTTGTGTAATCTTCGGAGAAAACATTGCCCCGCTGTTCCATACCGGCAATACTGCTTTAACCAGTCTGACCGCATATATGCTCAGTCAATATCCATTTGCATATATTTTTATAGGAATCACTTTAATGAATATCCTCTATTTCCAGACCATGGAACGCAATATCTATGCAACGTTGATTTCGTTTTTACGATGTCTCGGCTTCGTTCAGATTTTTTTACTGCTTTCGGTATTCGTATTTGATGCCAAGGGGATCTATCTTACTTTTTTGGCCGGTGAATTGTGTCATTTTATCATTTCCCAGGTATTGGTAAGAAGGACAATGAAACGTTATGCGGTATAA
- a CDS encoding class I SAM-dependent methyltransferase encodes MWIADQWKDYEVIDTSSGEKLERWGDYLLVRPDPQVIWNTEKKNSGWKKKNGHYHRSAKGGGEWEFFNLPDEWTIKYRELTFHLKPFSFKHTGLFPEQAVNWDWFSSLIAQAGRPIKVLNLFAYTGGATLAAAKAGAQVTHVDASKGMVNWAKENAAASGLVDSPIRWLVDDCVKFVEREIRRGSTYDAIIMDPPSYGRGPKGEIWKIEESIFPFIELTAKILSKDALFYLVNSYTTGLQPAVLSYMIHLAVASKLGGHVSAEEIGLSVADSGLVLPCGASGRWQRNA; translated from the coding sequence ATGTGGATTGCAGATCAATGGAAAGATTATGAAGTAATAGATACCTCGTCCGGGGAAAAATTGGAAAGGTGGGGCGATTACCTCTTAGTCCGTCCAGACCCTCAGGTCATATGGAATACTGAGAAAAAGAATTCCGGATGGAAAAAGAAAAACGGCCATTACCACCGCAGCGCCAAGGGCGGCGGAGAATGGGAGTTCTTCAATCTTCCCGACGAATGGACCATAAAATATCGCGAACTCACATTCCATTTAAAACCGTTCAGCTTCAAGCATACCGGACTTTTTCCCGAGCAGGCGGTGAACTGGGACTGGTTCTCCTCCCTGATCGCACAGGCTGGCAGACCCATTAAGGTTCTCAATCTGTTCGCTTATACCGGAGGCGCTACTCTCGCCGCCGCAAAAGCAGGAGCACAAGTCACTCACGTGGATGCTTCCAAGGGTATGGTAAACTGGGCAAAGGAAAATGCCGCCGCTTCCGGACTTGTTGATTCTCCTATCCGCTGGCTTGTGGACGACTGTGTCAAATTCGTAGAGCGGGAGATCCGCCGGGGCAGCACCTATGATGCGATCATTATGGACCCGCCCTCCTATGGACGCGGCCCAAAGGGCGAAATATGGAAAATAGAAGAGAGCATCTTTCCCTTCATCGAACTGACGGCAAAAATACTCTCTAAAGATGCACTTTTTTATTTAGTAAATTCCTATACTACCGGACTGCAGCCGGCAGTACTTTCCTATATGATCCACCTCGCCGTCGCTTCCAAGCTCGGCGGACATGTATCTGCCGAAGAAATCGGCCTTTCGGTAGCGGACAGCGGCCTCGTTCTTCCCTGCGGCGCCTCCGGCAGGTGGCAAAGGAACGCGTAA
- a CDS encoding ABC transporter permease, with protein sequence MSRVSVAKKAHTTVSARKKKTFMLLTMVAPGAIWLILIRYLPMFGIVMAFQDYKIYTKAPSLINNIMHSKFVGIKNFKFLFATSDSWIMIRNTLGYNIVFIILGLLISVTFAVILNEVTKKFVAKAYQTLMFFPYFLSWVVASYFLQAFLDPTNGLLTHAMQNWGMKPIDFYNTTGPWPYILTIAYIWKSTGYSVVLYLAAITGIDATQYEAASIDGASKLQQVFYVTLPHLKTMIIILFILAVGKIFNADFGLFYQVPMSSGPIMSVTQVIDTYVYRAMIATQNYSMTTAAGLLQNVVGFICIMVANGIVSKFDKDSSLF encoded by the coding sequence ATGTCACGAGTATCTGTTGCGAAGAAGGCACATACGACGGTTTCGGCGAGAAAAAAGAAGACATTTATGCTGCTTACCATGGTGGCGCCCGGAGCCATTTGGCTGATACTGATTCGCTACCTGCCGATGTTCGGCATCGTGATGGCATTTCAGGATTATAAAATTTACACGAAAGCGCCGTCGTTAATTAATAATATAATGCATAGCAAGTTTGTGGGGATAAAGAATTTCAAGTTTCTATTTGCGACCAGCGATTCATGGATTATGATTCGAAACACCTTGGGCTATAACATAGTCTTCATCATATTGGGACTGCTGATTTCTGTAACCTTTGCTGTTATATTGAATGAGGTTACCAAAAAGTTCGTTGCGAAAGCATATCAGACATTGATGTTTTTTCCTTACTTTTTAAGCTGGGTAGTAGCGAGCTACTTCCTGCAGGCGTTTTTGGATCCTACCAACGGACTTTTAACGCATGCCATGCAGAATTGGGGTATGAAGCCTATTGACTTTTATAACACTACGGGACCCTGGCCATACATATTGACGATAGCTTACATATGGAAGAGTACAGGATATTCGGTTGTCTTATATCTGGCGGCTATAACGGGTATCGACGCGACCCAGTACGAAGCGGCCAGCATCGACGGAGCGTCGAAGCTGCAGCAGGTTTTCTATGTGACTTTGCCCCATTTGAAAACAATGATTATTATACTCTTCATACTGGCGGTAGGTAAGATTTTTAACGCCGATTTCGGCTTGTTCTATCAGGTGCCGATGAGCTCCGGACCGATTATGTCGGTAACGCAGGTAATCGATACTTACGTATACCGTGCGATGATTGCGACGCAGAATTACAGTATGACGACGGCAGCCGGACTTTTGCAGAATGTTGTCGGATTTATATGCATCATGGTTGCTAACGGTATTGTAAGTAAATTTGACAAGGACAGCAGCTTGTTCTAA
- a CDS encoding carbohydrate ABC transporter permease, with protein MSKNAQMALGRKRKRPINAVSIPAEIIINIVMTLFCAACVIPFIFVVIISFTTEESIRQIGYSFVPLSWGIEAYKYIMKLGDQLWLSYFNSFFITIVGTVISVLICILYSYALFRRDFKYRSFFSFFSFFTMLFGGGLVPTYMVCKQMLGLSDNYAALIVPLLVNPFNIIVMRTFFQSSVPEELIEAAAIDGSGEYNTLFRIIVPIAKPGIATIALLNALAFWNEWFIALLYVRDRAKIPLQYLLMQMQRNVEYLAKNSANMGADAAAAASKLPTQSLRMALVVLIVVPIAFAYPFFQRYIIAGLTIGSVKG; from the coding sequence GTGAGTAAAAATGCACAGATGGCTTTAGGTCGCAAGAGAAAAAGGCCTATTAACGCAGTAAGTATCCCGGCAGAAATCATTATCAATATCGTTATGACATTGTTCTGTGCGGCATGCGTTATTCCATTCATCTTCGTTGTAATTATTTCGTTTACGACGGAAGAAAGCATCAGACAGATTGGATACTCCTTTGTTCCGCTGTCATGGGGAATAGAGGCTTATAAATACATAATGAAACTGGGAGACCAGCTATGGTTGTCCTATTTCAACAGCTTTTTTATTACGATAGTTGGTACGGTGATCAGCGTGTTGATTTGTATTCTGTATTCGTATGCGCTCTTCCGCAGGGATTTCAAGTATAGAAGCTTTTTCTCCTTCTTTAGCTTTTTTACCATGTTGTTCGGAGGAGGGTTGGTCCCGACTTACATGGTATGTAAACAGATGCTGGGGCTCAGCGATAATTATGCGGCGCTTATCGTACCTCTTTTGGTAAATCCGTTCAATATTATCGTTATGAGAACATTTTTTCAAAGCTCTGTTCCTGAGGAGCTGATCGAGGCTGCGGCAATCGACGGCAGCGGGGAATACAATACTTTATTCCGCATTATCGTACCGATCGCAAAGCCCGGTATTGCGACTATCGCATTGCTCAATGCCCTGGCATTCTGGAACGAATGGTTCATCGCCCTGCTGTACGTAAGAGATAGAGCGAAGATTCCGCTTCAGTATTTACTTATGCAGATGCAGAGGAATGTGGAATATTTGGCAAAGAACAGCGCCAACATGGGAGCGGATGCGGCTGCGGCTGCCAGCAAGTTGCCCACGCAGAGTCTTAGGATGGCCTTGGTAGTACTGATCGTAGTTCCCATCGCTTTTGCGTATCCGTTCTTCCAAAGATACATCATTGCGGGCCTTACGATAGGCTCGGTAAAGGGCTGA
- a CDS encoding J domain-containing protein: MINPYEILGVSPDATEEEIKKAYRALSRKYHPDANINSPNKVQAEEKFKTIQEAYSQIMKERTEGYGSDSGYGGYGSGSYGSRGYGGYGSGGFDGYGGGGFGGFGGFGGFGDSTSTGYEEDGHLRAAGNYIRNGYYKEARTVLDGMDEKGARWYYYSALAHAGLGNNVAAMEHAKRAAAMEPGNSDYSNLAYRFENGGMQYQQRQYTYGNPYVGNGNICVKLCIANMICNICCGGGGMCCGGGIPYGGY; the protein is encoded by the coding sequence ATGATAAATCCTTATGAAATACTTGGGGTATCCCCGGATGCTACCGAAGAAGAGATAAAAAAAGCATACAGAGCGCTGAGCAGAAAATACCACCCCGACGCTAACATCAACAGCCCGAATAAAGTACAGGCGGAGGAAAAGTTCAAGACCATTCAGGAGGCCTACAGCCAGATTATGAAGGAACGCACGGAGGGTTACGGAAGTGACTCCGGCTATGGCGGTTATGGAAGCGGAAGTTATGGAAGCCGCGGTTATGGTGGTTATGGCAGCGGAGGATTCGATGGTTATGGAGGCGGCGGTTTTGGGGGCTTTGGCGGGTTTGGAGGCTTCGGAGACAGCACCAGCACGGGTTATGAAGAGGACGGCCATTTGCGTGCTGCAGGCAATTATATAAGAAACGGATATTATAAAGAAGCGAGAACTGTGCTTGACGGCATGGACGAAAAGGGTGCAAGATGGTATTATTATAGTGCACTTGCCCATGCGGGACTGGGAAATAACGTGGCGGCGATGGAGCATGCCAAACGTGCGGCGGCGATGGAGCCGGGGAATTCGGATTACAGTAACCTGGCATACCGGTTTGAAAACGGCGGCATGCAGTATCAGCAGAGACAGTATACCTATGGAAACCCTTATGTGGGGAACGGAAATATATGTGTAAAGCTGTGTATTGCTAATATGATATGCAATATTTGCTGCGGAGGCGGCGGAATGTGCTGCGGCGGAGGAATACCGTATGGGGGATATTAG
- a CDS encoding MerR family transcriptional regulator, producing the protein MEKYRMKISEFAHVTGITRRTLLFYDKIGLLSPAEIDRNNSYRYYTYPQIDIANVITVLREIGMPLKQVKDYISNRSPENLVDMLQVQKTVVQEKIQTLEQINDMLDTRISLTKKGMSVRNDISTIEVKEYDAVPLLLGPKLPETSHVLDGWYYLVEFYDFCNDNQIIRGLPAGSIISHSDLLKRNFSHPSRYYYCPLSGGSYPSNSEKPKGLYVIGREYGEYSQSAGLYDRILNYIKEAGLKVCGDAYEEYLFDETSTIDSTKYLLQIEIHVQ; encoded by the coding sequence ATGGAAAAGTATCGTATGAAAATAAGTGAATTTGCCCATGTGACTGGGATTACGCGAAGGACCCTTTTGTTTTATGATAAAATAGGACTTCTTTCTCCTGCGGAGATCGATAGAAATAACAGCTATCGTTACTATACCTATCCCCAGATCGATATTGCCAATGTGATTACTGTTTTGCGGGAAATAGGCATGCCCTTGAAACAAGTTAAAGATTATATAAGTAATCGTTCGCCGGAGAATCTAGTCGATATGCTGCAAGTACAAAAAACTGTGGTCCAAGAAAAGATTCAAACGCTGGAACAGATTAACGATATGCTGGATACCCGAATTAGTTTAACAAAAAAGGGAATGAGCGTGAGGAATGATATTAGCACTATTGAAGTTAAGGAATACGATGCCGTACCGCTTTTGCTGGGACCAAAGCTTCCGGAGACCAGTCATGTACTGGATGGCTGGTACTATCTTGTGGAATTTTATGATTTCTGCAACGATAATCAGATCATTCGCGGATTGCCTGCAGGTTCGATTATTTCCCATTCGGATTTATTGAAAAGAAATTTTTCTCATCCTTCCCGGTATTATTATTGCCCTTTATCCGGGGGCAGCTATCCGAGCAATTCAGAAAAGCCCAAAGGCTTGTATGTAATTGGGCGGGAGTATGGTGAATATTCACAAAGCGCAGGCCTATATGACAGGATTCTTAATTATATTAAAGAAGCGGGCCTGAAAGTATGCGGCGATGCATATGAGGAGTACTTGTTCGATGAGACCTCTACCATCGATTCCACAAAGTATCTTTTACAGATAGAGATACACGTACAATAA
- a CDS encoding ABC-F family ATP-binding cassette domain-containing protein: protein MNILTVENIVKSFGERKLFDHTSFYLQEGEKVGVIGINGTGKSTLLKMMAGLEEPDEGNVIRANHVICTYLSQHPSFDEEETALQAVMKETKEKLRAEGVGEEVWAKESDAKAMLMGIGIADVTAKCGTLSGGQRKRLALAAALLSPADILILDEPTNHLDNEMADWLEDMLKKRSGAIVMVTHDRYFLDSVSNRIVEIDKGQIYSYQANYSGYLELKALREDEAFAGERKRQSILRTELEWVKRGARARSTKQKARLERYEELKQMQAPSYDAKVEMSSVASRLGKTTVEISHVSKRYGEKVLIDDFSYLFLKEDRIGFIGENGCGKTTLMKILTRQCEPDSGRVEIGQTVKIGYYAQEIAALEMPQNKKVIDYIRDVAEYVKTEDGSITASQMLERFLFSGSEQYTLVGKLSGGEKRRLNLLKVLMRAPNVLILDEPTNDLDIATLTVLEDYLDRFPGIVITVSHDRYFLDRTVRRIFAFEGNGKLRQYEGGYTDYANKKAAMNAAPAAGSGGSLNGKAAKSSIIENGAINDAEGGKKSWKAQPSKLKFTYKEQKDYETIEDEIAKLEEHLEVLEERILRASTDFIKLNELTKEKEETDQKLEERMDRWMYLEELNSRIESQ from the coding sequence ATGAATATACTTACAGTTGAGAATATAGTAAAATCCTTCGGCGAAAGAAAATTGTTCGACCATACTTCTTTTTATCTGCAGGAAGGGGAGAAGGTGGGAGTTATCGGCATCAATGGAACCGGCAAGTCCACCTTGCTGAAGATGATGGCGGGACTGGAGGAGCCGGATGAAGGAAATGTCATTCGAGCCAACCATGTTATCTGTACCTACCTGTCCCAGCACCCGAGCTTCGATGAAGAAGAAACCGCCTTACAGGCAGTAATGAAGGAGACGAAGGAGAAGCTTCGCGCGGAGGGCGTGGGTGAGGAGGTCTGGGCTAAGGAAAGCGATGCTAAGGCCATGCTGATGGGGATTGGGATCGCAGATGTGACGGCGAAATGCGGGACCCTTTCCGGCGGGCAGCGAAAAAGGCTGGCGTTAGCAGCGGCGCTGCTTTCTCCGGCGGATATCCTCATTCTGGATGAGCCTACTAACCATTTGGATAACGAGATGGCTGATTGGCTGGAGGACATGCTGAAAAAGAGAAGCGGAGCTATCGTTATGGTAACTCATGATCGCTATTTTCTTGACAGCGTGTCGAATAGAATCGTGGAAATCGATAAAGGACAGATATATTCCTATCAGGCGAATTATTCCGGCTACTTAGAGCTAAAGGCATTGCGCGAGGACGAAGCCTTTGCAGGAGAGAGAAAGAGACAGTCCATTCTGCGTACAGAGTTGGAATGGGTGAAGCGCGGAGCGAGAGCTCGTTCCACCAAGCAAAAAGCGAGACTTGAGAGATACGAGGAGCTGAAACAGATGCAGGCTCCTTCTTATGATGCAAAGGTGGAGATGAGTTCGGTGGCCTCGCGGCTTGGAAAAACCACAGTAGAAATCAGTCATGTCAGCAAGCGTTACGGGGAAAAGGTCTTGATCGATGATTTTTCCTATCTTTTCCTGAAAGAAGACAGAATCGGATTTATCGGTGAGAACGGCTGCGGGAAGACCACACTTATGAAAATACTGACGAGACAGTGCGAGCCGGATTCGGGCAGGGTGGAAATCGGGCAGACTGTAAAAATAGGCTACTACGCGCAGGAGATAGCCGCTCTGGAGATGCCGCAGAACAAAAAGGTCATTGATTATATCAGAGATGTGGCGGAATATGTGAAGACAGAGGATGGAAGCATTACAGCTTCTCAGATGCTGGAACGTTTTTTGTTTTCCGGAAGTGAGCAATATACTTTGGTCGGCAAACTGTCGGGAGGAGAGAAGCGCAGGCTTAATCTACTGAAGGTGCTTATGAGGGCTCCCAATGTACTGATTCTGGACGAGCCGACCAACGATTTGGACATTGCTACTCTGACGGTGTTAGAGGACTATCTGGATCGATTTCCGGGAATCGTTATAACTGTTTCTCATGACAGGTACTTTTTAGACCGAACGGTGCGCAGGATTTTTGCCTTTGAAGGAAACGGGAAGCTGCGTCAATATGAAGGCGGGTATACTGATTATGCCAATAAGAAGGCAGCTATGAACGCTGCGCCGGCGGCAGGATCCGGTGGAAGCTTGAACGGGAAGGCGGCTAAGAGCAGTATTATAGAGAACGGTGCCATAAATGATGCGGAGGGCGGAAAAAAGAGCTGGAAGGCACAGCCATCCAAGCTTAAGTTTACCTATAAAGAGCAGAAGGATTACGAAACGATAGAGGATGAGATCGCGAAGCTGGAGGAACATCTTGAGGTATTGGAGGAAAGAATTCTGCGGGCTTCCACGGATTTCATAAAATTAAATGAGCTGACGAAGGAAAAGGAAGAAACCGATCAGAAGCTGGAAGAAAGAATGGACCGCTGGATGTATCTTGAGGAGCTGAACAGCAGGATAGAAAGCCAGTGA
- a CDS encoding DUF2752 domain-containing protein: MKQRIKGIGKRIGADLWNAKEALLAFTAYYIIVHAIYHAFCPLVILTGFPCAGCGMTRAVFFMLTGQFMRSWNLNPMAIPVILFIGYCVICRYILGKRIKGWKTGLIIIGIAMLAVYVYRMCTVFPERPPYVYTGGSFLERYVPGYREILHRLLGI, encoded by the coding sequence ATGAAACAAAGGATAAAGGGGATAGGTAAGCGAATAGGAGCGGATTTGTGGAATGCTAAGGAAGCTTTGCTTGCTTTTACGGCTTACTATATTATTGTACACGCTATATATCATGCATTTTGCCCGCTGGTCATACTGACGGGATTTCCTTGTGCGGGCTGCGGAATGACGCGGGCCGTATTTTTCATGCTGACCGGACAGTTCATGCGCTCATGGAATCTCAATCCGATGGCGATTCCCGTTATATTATTCATCGGTTACTGTGTGATATGCCGCTATATCCTCGGAAAAAGGATAAAAGGCTGGAAAACCGGACTTATAATTATTGGGATCGCTATGCTCGCAGTATATGTCTACAGGATGTGCACCGTGTTTCCCGAAAGGCCGCCGTATGTCTACACAGGAGGCAGCTTTTTGGAAAGATATGTTCCCGGTTACAGAGAAATATTGCATAGATTATTAGGTATATGA